The sequence GGCTCTGGGGTCCTCCAGAGAACTGGGGTCTGAGGAAGGATCAAGGGGCTGGGACGTCCAGGCTATATCAAAGTTGGGCTTTGTGGGGGCCAGAATTTGGGGGCTTTCTggagggctgggctcagtgggtGCAGTGGACAGCCAGGAAGCGGGGTTTTCCTGGGTTCTAGAATCTTCAGCTGCCTTGTGGGAAGGGGCGAGATGAAGAATTAGGGGCTCTGTGAGAGGAGAGGGTTCGGGGTCCCCTCGGCTGCTTGGGTCTGCAGAAGCTGTTGAGGACTGGGATGGAGAGGTTTCTTGGTCGGACTCTGAGGGTATTAGCTGGGACCTGGGGTCCTTTGAAGAGCTGGTGGCATCCAAAGACGAGGTGCTTTGCAGGGATGGCAGGGACAGGGGCTGGGGCTCTGGCTCTGGTAGTTTCGTATCGTCTGGTTGCCATCTTGGTATGTTAGGCTAGGTGGGATGGATAGGGAAGTTGTGGCTTTTAGATGGCAGAGGGGCTGGCAAGTTGGATGGACCATTAGGGGAAGACTTGGGGCGGGGTTGGGGGAGTGGGCGAGGCTCTCACCAGGCTAAAGCAGCTGTCCAGGTCTCCTCTGTGACAGCAGTCTAAACTCTGGCTCGGTCTCAGGCTGCCTGCACTCTTGGCTCCCACGCTAAGGCTGTCCAGAATCTCGCTCAACAAATCCAGTTCTTCTCCAGACCCTAAGAAGCTGCCGTCCAGAGCTTCTTCTGCCCACGGGCACCCCTCATCCTCAGGACTCAGAGGGGGTGTCCTGGGTGAGGATGGGCAGCCTCAGATATTTGCCCGAGACCCCCCAGCCCTGGTCAGGCTGCTCTGGAGTTTGGGGACCCTCTTCCCCATCAGTCCTGGCCTCCCACTTTCAACACCGCTGTTCCCTTTTAGCCTTACCCCACCCCTGGGGGCTCGGAAGGTCCCTCTTCCAGCAGGCGTCTCCTGCTGGGGCGAAGGGGCCGGTTCTGCAAAGGGTGGGGGTGATAGGACCTCAGGAGACTGCAGAATCAGGGGGCTGAGGCTTGCTAAAGGAGGGTGAGTGTGAAGTGGGTGCCACATATTAGGGAAGCTGAAGAAGGAGGTGAGATGTCTGGATGGGGACTGGGATGGGTGGAGGATTCAGTGATAATTCCAGGTGTGTGCATGGCGGGAGGGGGCGCTCTCACCTGTCCAAAGTGCCGAGTGATTGGGAGGCGTTGCTGCAGGCGGTCTGAGCGGCTGGTAAGGGCTGGGGCCCTCAGAGAACCCCCCCTCTGCAGGATGGAGTCCCCATCCTAGGAAGAGAATGCATGAACTGGGAACCTCTGCCACGAAGTCTCCCCATCACCCCCTACCATTGGTCTTtagttagtcttttttttttttttttaaatgaagcttcactcatgttgcccagggtggagtgcatggtgcaatcttggctcactgcaacctctgcctcccgggttcaagcgattctcgtgcctcagcttcccaagtagctggaattacaggcatacgccaccatgcccagctaattctgtatttttagtagagatggggtttcaccatgttggtcaggctggtgtcaaactgctgatctcaagtgatccacctgcctaggcctcccaaagtggtgggattacaggcgtgagccaccgcgcccagccagtcgtcatctttttttttttttttttttttttgagacagagtctccctctatcacccaggctggagtgcagtggcacgatcccggtTCACTgccctctacctcctgggttccagcaatactcgtgcctcagcctcccaagtagctaggattacaggtgcccaccaccacggctggctaatttttgtatttttttaagtagagacaggatttctctatattggccaggttggtctcaaactcctgaccttaagtgatcggctctccttggcctcccaaagtgctggggttacaggagtgagccactgcgcccagccacggtcttctttttttttgagacagggtctctctctgtcacccagtctggtgtgcagtggtgctatctcagcttactgcaacctccgccttctggactcaagcaatccatactcagctaattttaaaatgtttttttgtagCGACAAGGTCCCACTAtattacccaagctggtctcaaactcctggactcaagcggtcctcctgcctcggcctcccaaagtgccaggattacaggggtgagccactgcacccggctgttgGTCTTACCTTATACATTAGAAGGCTCTGCACCCCCTTCAAGCTACTCTTGGCCTATAAAGCAGTGGAGAGAGAATTACCCGAGGGTGGTGGGATCCTGGGCATTTGAGAGCTCAGCCTTCTGTCCCCTAAGATAGCTTTATTTTGCCATCCGCGTGTCTCAAATATGTTCACCACCCGCCATACACCACCTAAGAAGTCAATGCAAACTTTCACCCCGTTGACTAATATAAAATTAGTATTCCCGGAGGAAGGCATCCCCAAATAAAATGGGGAATGGCGAAGCAACAGGGCAAGGTGTTCCTGTCTCAAAGCTGTGAAGAATAAAATCGCATGGACAATTTTGAGCTGCAAGAACTGGCCCCAGGAAACTTCTGAGCTTGGGAGAAAAAAGGCAGAACCTGGAACTGTGGCATCCAAGGACAAAGAATGTTTGCCGGTGAATCTTGGCTGTCAATTTTACAGGGGGGTGGGGGATAGGATTCCAACAAAAATGAgtatagtaaataaaaaaataaaagggggaagAGCTGTTAAGGGTTTAACTGCTGGTTCAGTTCTGATTAAATCATTTGTGTTTAAAGTGTCTGCCAGGGTCAAAATACTCCATCCTTGGGAGGTCAAAGtgtcctctgtcccctccccctcATCACCCCAGCGAGAGTGGCCTGTCCAGCTCAGCCTCACCGAGCGGTACATGTTCTTGACTGCTGGTTGGGTCTTGGCCTTGACTGAGTGCAGGAGGGCACCACCGCCTTTCTGCAGGAGAGGAAACACCAAGGGGGAGGGGCTAGGGCCAGATCCCACCTCCCCATCCCAGGTTGTGTGATGCTGATCAAGCCCCTTTCCCTCTCTGAATCTCCATTTTTTCACCTCTATAAATGAACACGATCGTAGTCATGACCCTACCTGCTGACTGTTGTGGAATTAAATTAATCCATTGAGACACActtaagtgttttttgtttgtttgtttttgtttcttgagatggagtctcaaagaacagaggttttttttgtttgttcgtttttgctgaaatgcagtctcactctgtcacccaggctggagtgcagtggcgccatctcggctcactgcaacctccgcgtcccgggttcaagcgattctcctgcctccgcttcccgagtagctgggactacagtcgcctgccaccatgcccggctaatttttgtaattttagtagagatagcatttcactatgttggcaggatggtctcgatctcctgaccttgtgatctgcccgtctcagcctcaaactcctgacctcaggcaattcgcctgcctcggcctctcaaagtgctgggattacaggcgcgagccaccgcgcccagccaacaagcggtttttgagacagggtcttgctctgtcacccaggctggagtgcagtggcacgatctcggctcactacaacctccacctcctggggctcaagccatccttccaccttagcctcccgagtagctgggactccagccacacctagttaatttttttttttttttaaatttagtagagatggggtttcgccgtgttgtcctggctggtctcaaacttctggtctcagcaatcctgtctccacctcccaatgtgttgggtttacaggcctAAGCCAAAGCCTATTGTTTTGGTGGTCTTACCTTTAGATTGTCTGCCCAGAGCTGATAGGATCGAATGGTCCCTGCGGTAAGGAGAGAGTGTGGTGGTCACCAAAGTCTGGCTGAGGCTGGGGGTGCTGGTGGGTGGGGGGGACCCAGGGGCTGGACTCAGGGCTCACCTGAGGAGGCCCCGCAGCCGGTGATCTCCTGCTCGAATTGATCTGAGAAGCCCTCCCCATTGTTGAGCTTCTCCAGTCGGGCTTCGATGAACTGGGGTGGGGGACAGTAAATCAGAAGCAGCAGGAGACACATCGGAATGCCAGCACTTTGCAGCCTGCCTGCTATCAAGATGTAGAAGCCATCTCTGGCCTCCAGCCTGCCCACCCCCAAGCACCTGGGAAACTGGAgcccactttattttttattattattttttgagacggagtctcactctgtcacccaggctggagtgcagtggcaagatctcagctcactgcaagctctgcctccccggtttaagtgattctcctgcctcaacctcccaagtaactgggattacaggggtgcaccaccatgcccagctaacttttatattgtttgtagagacatggtttccccatgttggccaggctggttttgaactcctgacctcaggtgatctgcctgccctgggctcccaaagtgctgagattataggcgtgagccactgcccccagacCAGAGCCCACTTTAGGAACCAGAGATCCCaccttctcctctctccccaaGTCAGGACCTGTCCCCAGGGACCAAGCCCCGCCTCTTTCAGGGACCCAGAAATTGATTTCTGCCTCCTCTAGACCTACCCACCTGCTCTCAGTGAGCCAAGAGTAGGTTGACCCCATCTTTAGGGATCTTGTGGTCCAAGCTACCTTCTCCCAGGGGCCTAGAAGTCCAGTCCCACCTGCCACCCCTCCCCCCATATCCCTAGGACTCAGGAAATCCTGGGATTTCACAGTCAGGACCTGTCCCCTCTGGAGTCCAGCTCGGGCCACCACCCCAGTCCCAGAAAGTTACCTGCTTAGGGACCTGGGATTTGGTTCCACCCTGATTTCTCTCTGGGACCTAGGAGTAGGTGTTGTCCTCCAGGAACCCAGGAGTTGGGGGCtcccatgtttttgttttgttttgttttacttgagacagagtctcgctctgtcatccaggctggagtgcagtggcatgatctcggctcactgcaacctctgcctcccgggttcatgtgattctcctgcctcagcctcctgagctggaatcacaggcgcaccccatcacgcccagctaattttttaatttttagtagagacagggtttcaccatgttggtcaggctggtctcgaactcctgaccttgtgatccgcctgccttggcctcccaaagtgctgggattacaggcatgagccaccgtgcccggccggggCTCCCATCTTTAGGAATCCAGGAGTTCAGTCCTTCCCCACTTGGGAACCCTGGAGTAGGGGATCCTGCTGGACTGTCTACAGCGATACCCTCAGGGACCCAGGAGTCTGCCCTCAACCCCGCCAGTTCAGACAAGCCCTCGGGGTCTCAGCAGTCCACCTCCAGCCCCAGCTGGACCCTCAGGGCTCTGGCATACCTGTTTGAACAGCTGCAGGTGCACAGCCCGCCGGTGGAAGGCCTGCAGAGGTGCCCCAGGCTTCTGGGCCAAGAAGGCTTCCTCACTGAAGGTCACTGGCTGGCCCTGGAAGAAGGGTTGGAGTTCTGAGCTCCCTGGGGTGTTCCTGGCCCTCCCTCATTCTACTATATATTTAGGTAGTAAACATTGATTAGGCACCTGCTGTGTGTCTGACCCTGTGTGGGGCCTCGTGGATGGCAGGGAGGACTtaagctgttttgttgttgttgtttattttgtttgtttgttttgttttttgagacagagtctcactctgtcgcctggctgggatgcagtggcgcaatctcagctcactgcaacctccgcctccagggttcaagcgattctcctgcctcagcctcctgagtagctgggactacaggcacgtgccaccactcccagctaatttttgtatttttagtcgagatggggtttcaccatgttggccaggatggtctcgatctctagaccttgtgatccacccgcctcagcctcccaaagtgctgggattacaggtgtgagccaccgtgcctggccctgtttttttttttttcatttctttttttgagtcagggtctcactctgtcacccacgctggagtgcagtggtgtgatcttggttcactgcaacctctacctcctgagctcaagcgatcctcccacctcagcctctcaagtcgctgggactataggtgcacgccactatgcccggctaatttttgcagttttttgtagagacggggtctcactatgtttcccacaCTGgtccgaactcctgggctcaagcaatccacccaccttggcctctcaaagtgcagggattacagggtGAGTCACCCACCCGGCTGATTTAAGTGTTTATCTTGAGTAAGGTGGAAGACCTGCAGGGCTGTGGGCAGGGGAGGGAAATGATCTGACTCAGGTGTTCACAGGTGACCTCTGGTCACTGCGGGGAGGACAGACTCTGGGAGACAAAGCAGAAAGCTGCTtgcagggggccgggcgcggtggatcacacctgtaattccagcactctgggaggacgaggtgggtgggtcacctgaggtctggagtttgagaccagcctggctaacatggtgaaaccccatctgtactaaaaatacaaaaattagccagcgtggtggcgcatgcctgtaatctcagctattcgggaggctgaggcaggagaattgcttgaacctgggaggcggaggttgcagtgagctgagattgtgccactgcagtccagcctgggcaagagagcaagactctgtctcaaaaagaaaagaaaggccgggcgcggtggctcaagcctgtaatcccagcactttgggaggctgagacgggcggatcacgaggtcaggagatcgagaccatcctggctaacacagtgaaaccccgtctctactaaaaatacaaaaaactagctgggcgaggtggcgggcgcctgtagtcccagctactcgggaggctgaggcaggagaatggcgtaaacccgagaggcagagcttgcagtgagctgagatccggccactgcactccagccccagcggcagagcgagactctgtctcaaaaaaaaaaaaaaaagaaaagaaaagaaagaaagaaggcagctGCTTGTGGAGGAGTCCCAGGGGAGAGATCAGTGCATTAATTTTAGGCAAACAACGACAGGGTCCCGGCCAGGGTGGAGACAGAGGAAGTGGGTGGTCTGTGTGCAGATTTGGGATGCAGCGATGACAAGAACGTCAGATGCTCAAGTGATACTGgaccccccgccccgccccagcGATTTTATAGCTTGGTTGTGCAAAACAGGGGAGGGCACTTCAGAGATCGAGGCCCTGGCTTCAACATTCACCCACTGTGGGACTTCTCcaaagccttggtttcctcatatgGAAAATGGGACTATTGCAGTATCCATCTCAAAATGTcatgagcattaaatgagataatagcaGCAGTAggagctagcatttattgagtgcttgctgTATGCCAGGTACgattcaaagtgctgggaagatGCTGATTCACTGATTCTAATATCCTTTTGGGTGGTACTATCGgggtcccattttacagaggggcaAACAGAGGCACAAAGTAAGCACTCCATTAATGCTacctatcattattattattattattatttttttttttttttgagacggagtctcgctctgtcgcccaggctggagtgcagtggccagatctcagctcactgcaagctccccctcccgggtttacgccattctcctgcctcagcctcccgagtatctgggactacaggcccctgccaccacgcccgggtagttttttgtatttttttttttttttttagtagagacggggtttcaccgtgttagccaggatggtctcaatctcctgacctcgtgatccgcccgtctcagcctcccaaagtgctgggattacaggcttgagccactgcgcccggcctcattatttttttaattaaaaaaatagagatggtggccgggcatggtggttcacacctgtaattccagaactttgggagcccGATGTGGGTagacatggagaaactccgtttttactaaaattacaaaaattagctgggcgtggtggtgcgcacctgtagtcccagttattggggagtctgaggcgggagaatcgcttgaaccccagaggtggaggttgcaatgagccgagatcatgccactgcactccagcctgggcgacagagtgaaactccgtctcaaaaacaaacaaacaaacaaacaaacaaacaacagatggggggtctcactgtgttgctcaggctggtcttgaacttctgggctcaagcaattctcccatctcggcctcccaaagtgttgggattacaggcgtgagccactgcgtccggccatcTACCGTACCTATCATTATATTACGATTCATTCAGGAACCCACGAGATCTCTCCCGCAACGGCCCCGCTGCTCACCGGGCTGCAGACGAGTGCATCGCGGTACCCTCCGAAGAGCAGGGCCTGGGCTTTGAGGAAGAGACGAGACACCCCTTCCCCGGGGGCCAGGGCGACCTTCCTGAGTCGGAGCCTCAGCAGGGACACCTGAAGCACAAGGGAGTGGCCCTGAGTGGGCAGGTGTGGGGCCCTCGCCTCCCGGGGCAGGAAGGTGGGAGGGGCGACACTGACCACGTCTGGAGGCAGCGCCTGCACATCGTTAAATGTTGTCTCCAAAGTATTGGCGTCGACGTTCAGCACCACGACGTCCTCCAGAGCTTTTTCTCGTACTCTCTGCGGAAAAGCGGGGCCGGCGGCTCAGAGTCCGAGAGTCCTTGGCAGAGGAGGGCATCTGGGGATGTAGAGGGAGGGGGAACCCTCACATCCCCGCCGTCTGGGTGGATACGCGCTCACCTCGGCGAGACTGGCGTGCACTCCAATGAGGTAGGGCATGGGCGCGCTGCGGACCAAGGGGACGGGGTCATGCAGGCACCGCCTCCAGGGCCTGCCCCCAGGCCCGGCCCCTCCCAGCTTCCCTCGCTCACCAGCAGTAGTCCAGCAGGTGTGGGGGCAGCGTGGGGATCAGCACGTGCTCCCAGCGCATGGGGTACAGGAGCGCGCAGGACGCGTGGACGCACGAGGTCAGCTGGGGGGCGATGGCGGGGCGTGAAGTCATGGCCTGGACCCTCTAGCGCGGGGGTCTCTTCCAGCTGCATTTCCCACGTCCCCAGTCTCCTGTTCCCCCTTCCCATCCACTGCTGGGTAATGAGTGACAACTCGAACCCCTTTAGAAATCATGTGGAGACCAGGAATTTGGCCACTTAACAGTGCTTTAAGCAGGTGAAGCCAGGACTCATCCCGTCCTGATCCCTCTCTCTAAGAGGCGCAGTTAATAGGCAACACCCCTGAGTCTTCCCGCACACAGGTGGAGCAAGGACTGAGCCTCCACGCACTCCACCCCGAAATAGGTGGAGCTATGATGTAGCCCGCCCTTGTCCCGCCCCTAGGGGTGGAGCCACGACCTAACCCCACCCGAAGAGGTGGAGCTGGAATGCAATCATTCGGCCCCACCTCTAGGGGTGGAGCCAGTCTCCGCCTCTGCTTTTGACCCTGGGTCTCGGGGTCCCTGGCAGTATGGGTCTCTAGTTGTTATCTGAGTCCCTGTGTTCCTAGGTCCCTGGGTATTCGGGTCCCTGGGTCCCTGGATCTCTGAGTCCCTGAGTCCCTGGGTCCCTGGGTCCCCATGTGTATAGGTCCCTAGTTCTCAGTGTACCTGAGGGTCCGGAGGGGTGGAGCCAGACCTGTTGTGGCCCATAGTAGGTGGAGCCTGAGCGCAGTACTCCCAAAAAAGAGGAGCTGAAAGCAGCCCCCTCCCACGAGGGCGGGGCCAGAATTCAACTCTCCGAGACCGTCGAAGGGGCGGGGCCAGGGCTTCGCCCTCAGGTCTCGCGCAGTTGGGTTAGAGCCAGGAATCAGCCCCCGTTGTCCCGCCCCCAGGGGCGGAGCCAGACCCTGCTCCCACCCCGGCCCGGCGGGCCCCGCCTCACTGTGCTGAGTTTGCTGGCGGTGAGCAGGACTCTTCTCTCCGCCAGGAGCGCCGCGAACAGCGCCACGATGTTCTCGTCAGTCACGGCCACCACCAGCTCCGTTAGGTTCCTCTGAGGATCAGAGAGGTGCGCTGGGCGTGGACTGGCCCCTGGATCTTGCATCCCCGGTCCGGGTTTCGGGACCTGTTCCCATCCCCAGAGACCCCTCCCGGATCCCCACTCACGTTCTCAGGGATGGAGGGCAGGCGGCCGGAGTCCGGGGCCACGAAGCAGGACAGCTGGTGGGGGTATTGGCAGGGGGATCAGTCAGTCAGGAGGCTGGCCTCACCTGGACCCCCGACCTTCTAGGGTCCCGGAGCCCCGCTCACCGGCTTGCTAGTTCCCGGGATAGGGGGCAGGATACCCTGCCCGCTGGAGACGGTCACTCCGCTGCCCTGGGAAAGAGGCACGATTCTGTGGTCATCAGGGCTGGGGCGCAGCCTTCCCATCCACCTAAGGTCCGGCGCCCAGGGAATGGGAGCTACTCACCAGCTCCAGCCCCACTGAGGCCTGGGGCCCAGACAGGGACTGCTGAAACAGATTTTGAAGAAGTTCCTCTGCCTCGGAGACCTGGGTGGGACGTGGAGGGGCGGGGGTGGCTGAGCCAGATGTGGGGATTGGGGATTCCGAGGGCTCTGAGTAAGCTTGAGTGGTCTGGCAGGAGCCAAGGGCTCAGGTCAGGCctgggaggtttttttttaaatttctttaaaagaaatttaaccatcctggctaacccggtgaaaccccgtctctactaaaaaatacaaaaaaactagccgggcgaggtggcgggcgcctgtagtcccagctacttcggaggctgaggcaggagaatggcgtgaacccgggaggcggagcttgcagtgagctgagatccggccactgcactccagcctgggtgacagagcgagactccgtctcaaaataaataaataaataaataaataaataaataaataaataaataaaagaaatttaataataataataataataataataataatagagacaaggtctaatagagaccagcccaggctggtcttgaactcctgggctcaagggatcctcctgcttcggcctcccaaagggctacaattacaggcgtgagccaccgcttccggcttttaaaattttttaatttaaatgttttcttgtaggctgggcgtggtggctcacgcctgtaatcccaaccctttgggaggctgaggtgtgtagatcacctgaggccaggagcccatgacta comes from Macaca fascicularis isolate 582-1 chromosome 19, T2T-MFA8v1.1 and encodes:
- the DENND1C gene encoding DENN domain-containing protein 1C isoform X3 translates to MQMVPKFCFPFDVEREPPSPVVQHFTFALTDLAGNRRFGFCRLRAGTQSCLCILSHLPWFEVFYKLLNTVGDLLAQDQVSEAEELLQNLFQQSLSGPQASVGLELGSGVTVSSGQGILPPIPGTSKPLSCFVAPDSGRLPSIPENRNLTELVVAVTDENIVALFAALLAERRVLLTASKLSTLTSCVHASCALLYPMRWEHVLIPTLPPHLLDYCCAPMPYLIGVHASLAERVREKALEDVVVLNVDANTLETTFNDVQALPPDVVSLLRLRLRKVALAPGEGVSRLFLKAQALLFGGYRDALVCSPGQPVTFSEEAFLAQKPGAPLQAFHRRAVHLQLFKQFIEARLEKLNNGEGFSDQFEQEITGCGASSGTIRSYQLWADNLKKGGGALLHSVKAKTQPAVKNMYRSAKSSLKGVQSLLMYKDGDSILQRGGSLRAPALTSRSDRLQQRLPITRHFGQNRPLRPSRRRLLEEGPSEPPGVGTPPLSPEDEGCPWAEEALDGSFLGSGEELDLLSEILDSLSVGAKSAGSLRPSQSLDCCHRGDLDSCFSLPNIPRWQPDDTKLPEPEPQPLSLPSLQSTSSLDATSSSKDPRSQLIPSESDQETSPSQSSTASADPSSRGDPEPSPLTEPLILHLAPSHKAAEDSRTQENPASWLSTAPTEPSPPESPQILAPTKPNFDIAWTSQPLDPSSDPSSLEDPRAQSPKALLAEHAHLQPLKEPGAPNSPATPTSNWQKLQPSSRPRVADLKKCFEG
- the DENND1C gene encoding DENN domain-containing protein 1C isoform X2, with protein sequence MESRAEGGSPAVFDWFFEAACPASLQEDPPILRQFPPDFRDQEAMQMVPKFCFPFDVEREPPSPVVQHFTFALTDLAGNRRFGFCRLRAGTQSCLCILSHLPWFEVFYKLLNTVGDLLAQDQVSEAEELLQNLFQQSLSGPQASVGLELGSGVTVSSGQGILPPIPGTSKPLSCFVAPDSGRLPSIPENRNLTELVVAVTDENIVALFAALLAERRVLLTASKLSTLTSCVHASCALLYPMRWEHVLIPTLPPHLLDYCCAPMPYLIGVHASLAERVREKALEDVVVLNVDANTLETTFNDVQALPPDVVSLLRLRLRKVALAPGEGVSRLFLKAQALLFGGYRDALVCSPGQPVTFSEEAFLAQKPGAPLQAFHRRAVHLQLFKQFIEARLEKLNNGEGFSDQFEQEITGCGASSGTIRSYQLWADNLKKGGGALLHSVKAKTQPAVKNMYRSAKSSLKGVQSLLMYKDGDSILQRGGSLRAPALTSRSDRLQQRLPITRHFGQNRPLRPSRRRLLEEGPSEPPGVGTPPLSPEDEGCPWAEEALDGSFLGSGEELDLLSEILDSLSVGAKSAGSLRPSQSLDCCHRGDLDSCFSLPNIPRWQPDDTKLPEPEPQPLSLPSLQSTSSLDATSSSKDPRSQLIPSESDQETSPSQSSTASADPSSRGDPEPSPLTEPLILHLAPSHKAAEDSRTQENPASWLSTAPTEPSPPESPQILAPTKPNFDIAWTSQPLDPSSDPSSLEDPRAQSPKALLAEHAHLQPLKEPGAPNSPATPTSNWQKLQPSSRPRVADLKKCFEG
- the DENND1C gene encoding DENN domain-containing protein 1C isoform X4, whose amino-acid sequence is MWKDLAGNRRFGFCRLRAGTQSCLCILSHLPWFEVFYKLLNTVGDLLAQDQVSEAEELLQNLFQQSLSGPQASVGLELGSGVTVSSGQGILPPIPGTSKPLSCFVAPDSGRLPSIPENRNLTELVVAVTDENIVALFAALLAERRVLLTASKLSTLTSCVHASCALLYPMRWEHVLIPTLPPHLLDYCCAPMPYLIGVHASLAERVREKALEDVVVLNVDANTLETTFNDVQALPPDVVSLLRLRLRKVALAPGEGVSRLFLKAQALLFGGYRDALVCSPGQPVTFSEEAFLAQKPGAPLQAFHRRAVHLQLFKQFIEARLEKLNNGEGFSDQFEQEITGCGASSGTIRSYQLWADNLKKGGGALLHSVKAKTQPAVKNMYRSAKSSLKGVQSLLMYKDGDSILQRGGSLRAPALTSRSDRLQQRLPITRHFGQNRPLRPSRRRLLEEGPSEPPGVGTPPLSPEDEGCPWAEEALDGSFLGSGEELDLLSEILDSLSVGAKSAGSLRPSQSLDCCHRGDLDSCFSLPNIPRWQPDDTKLPEPEPQPLSLPSLQSTSSLDATSSSKDPRSQLIPSESDQETSPSQSSTASADPSSRGDPEPSPLTEPLILHLAPSHKAAEDSRTQENPASWLSTAPTEPSPPESPQILAPTKPNFDIAWTSQPLDPSSDPSSLEDPRAQSPKALLAEHAHLQPLKEPGAPNSPATPTSNWQKLQPSSRPRVADLKKCFEG
- the DENND1C gene encoding DENN domain-containing protein 1C isoform X6, whose protein sequence is MTSRPAIAPQLTSCVHASCALLYPMRWEHVLIPTLPPHLLDYCCAPMPYLIGVHASLAERVREKALEDVVVLNVDANTLETTFNDVQALPPDVVSLLRLRLRKVALAPGEGVSRLFLKAQALLFGGYRDALVCSPGQPVTFSEEAFLAQKPGAPLQAFHRRAVHLQLFKQFIEARLEKLNNGEGFSDQFEQEITGCGASSGTIRSYQLWADNLKKGGGALLHSVKAKTQPAVKNMYRSAKSSLKGVQSLLMYKDGDSILQRGGSLRAPALTSRSDRLQQRLPITRHFGQNRPLRPSRRRLLEEGPSEPPGVGTPPLSPEDEGCPWAEEALDGSFLGSGEELDLLSEILDSLSVGAKSAGSLRPSQSLDCCHRGDLDSCFSLPNIPRWQPDDTKLPEPEPQPLSLPSLQSTSSLDATSSSKDPRSQLIPSESDQETSPSQSSTASADPSSRGDPEPSPLTEPLILHLAPSHKAAEDSRTQENPASWLSTAPTEPSPPESPQILAPTKPNFDIAWTSQPLDPSSDPSSLEDPRAQSPKALLAEHAHLQPLKEPGAPNSPATPTSNWQKLQPSSRPRVADLKKCFEG
- the DENND1C gene encoding DENN domain-containing protein 1C isoform X5, with product MGHNRSGSTPPDPQLTSCVHASCALLYPMRWEHVLIPTLPPHLLDYCCAPMPYLIGVHASLAERVREKALEDVVVLNVDANTLETTFNDVQALPPDVVSLLRLRLRKVALAPGEGVSRLFLKAQALLFGGYRDALVCSPGQPVTFSEEAFLAQKPGAPLQAFHRRAVHLQLFKQFIEARLEKLNNGEGFSDQFEQEITGCGASSGTIRSYQLWADNLKKGGGALLHSVKAKTQPAVKNMYRSAKSSLKGVQSLLMYKDGDSILQRGGSLRAPALTSRSDRLQQRLPITRHFGQNRPLRPSRRRLLEEGPSEPPGVGTPPLSPEDEGCPWAEEALDGSFLGSGEELDLLSEILDSLSVGAKSAGSLRPSQSLDCCHRGDLDSCFSLPNIPRWQPDDTKLPEPEPQPLSLPSLQSTSSLDATSSSKDPRSQLIPSESDQETSPSQSSTASADPSSRGDPEPSPLTEPLILHLAPSHKAAEDSRTQENPASWLSTAPTEPSPPESPQILAPTKPNFDIAWTSQPLDPSSDPSSLEDPRAQSPKALLAEHAHLQPLKEPGAPNSPATPTSNWQKLQPSSRPRVADLKKCFEG